Proteins from one Actinobacillus delphinicola genomic window:
- the lptM gene encoding LPS translocon maturation chaperone LptM, whose product MRKMAFLVAISTLTMALVGCGVKGPLYFPAQQSNQQAQQPINQ is encoded by the coding sequence ATGCGAAAAATGGCATTTTTGGTCGCTATTTCTACATTAACTATGGCGCTAGTAGGTTGTGGGGTAAAAGGTCCACTTTATTTTCCAGCTCAACAATCGAATCAACAGGCACAACAACCGATTAATCAATAA
- the lysA gene encoding diaminopimelate decarboxylase, with protein MGFYFKNHQLIVDEIAVSDIANEYGTPLYLYSQKQLIQNWRAFDTSFAVLNTAPRHLVCFAVKANSNLAILKTLAQLGSGFDIVSGGELARVLKAGGDANKVVFSGVGKRDDEILMALKAGIKCFNVESEQELYRIHSIAQQENLIARISFRINPNIDAHTHPYISTGLSENKFGITVDEALRLYDLAHRLSHIQVVGIDCHIGSQLTDLSPFKEAALKVRHMIDTLICRGIPLKHVDFGGGLGVSYDGKSVPSIQDYVKILVEVMQDYPELEILIEPGRAICADAGILVTKVEYIKKHGTKYFAIVDTGMHQMIRPALYHAEMRIIEVNQMVRPSQCYDVVGPICESSDFLGKNRKLQIQQGDLLAMLDAGAYGAAMSSAYNSQVAASEVMVCGNTVKIIKARPSLESLWQGENMDLS; from the coding sequence ATGGGGTTTTATTTTAAAAACCATCAACTTATTGTTGATGAAATAGCAGTTTCTGATATTGCAAATGAATATGGCACGCCACTTTACCTCTATTCGCAGAAACAATTGATTCAGAATTGGCGTGCCTTTGACACTTCTTTTGCTGTATTAAATACAGCTCCACGACATCTTGTTTGTTTTGCTGTGAAGGCTAATAGTAATTTAGCTATTTTAAAAACGTTGGCACAATTGGGCTCTGGATTTGATATTGTCTCTGGCGGTGAATTAGCCCGTGTTCTTAAAGCAGGTGGCGATGCAAATAAAGTTGTTTTCTCTGGCGTTGGAAAACGTGATGATGAAATCCTTATGGCGCTTAAAGCAGGGATTAAATGTTTTAATGTAGAGAGTGAACAAGAGCTTTACCGTATTCATTCTATTGCACAGCAAGAAAATCTTATAGCACGCATTTCTTTCCGTATTAATCCTAATATTGATGCACATACCCATCCGTATATTTCGACAGGGTTAAGCGAAAATAAATTTGGTATTACGGTAGATGAAGCATTACGTCTATATGATCTCGCCCATCGCTTATCGCATATTCAAGTTGTTGGTATTGATTGTCACATTGGTTCTCAATTAACAGATTTATCTCCTTTTAAAGAGGCAGCACTAAAGGTTCGTCATATGATTGATACCCTTATTTGCCGTGGTATTCCTTTAAAACACGTTGATTTTGGTGGTGGACTTGGCGTGAGTTATGATGGGAAAAGTGTTCCGTCTATTCAAGATTATGTCAAAATCTTAGTCGAAGTGATGCAAGATTATCCTGAATTAGAAATTTTAATTGAGCCTGGGCGTGCGATTTGTGCGGATGCAGGGATTCTTGTAACGAAAGTAGAATACATTAAAAAGCACGGTACGAAGTATTTTGCTATCGTAGATACTGGAATGCATCAAATGATTCGTCCAGCCTTATATCATGCCGAAATGCGAATTATTGAAGTCAATCAAATGGTGCGACCATCACAGTGTTATGATGTGGTTGGCCCGATTTGTGAAAGTAGTGATTTTCTTGGTAAAAATAGAAAATTACAGATTCAACAAGGTGATTTGTTAGCAATGTTAGATGCGGGGGCGTACGGAGCAGCAATGTCATCTGCTTACAATAGCCAAGTTGCTGCAAGCGAAGTGATGGTATGTGGAAACACTGTTAAGATAATAAAAGCACGTCCGAGCTTGGAGAGTTTATGGCAGGGCGAAAATATGGATCTCAGCTAG
- the hda gene encoding DnaA inactivator Hda, with translation MLTQLLLPIHQIDDENFSNFHGESNLLLLSSVRKNFEHLQQPFFYLWGEKGSGKTHFLKACSNEFFLKNRRAIYVPLSKSCYFSPAVLENLEQKELVCLDDLQCVMGDPEWEVAIFDLFNRIKETQKTLLIMSADQSPHALKVNLPDLASRLTWGESYQLANLNEDQKRQVLQENARQRGIELPDETANFLLKRMERDLKTLSETLSLLDKASLQAKRKLTIPFVKEVLNL, from the coding sequence ATATTGACACAACTACTTCTTCCTATTCACCAGATTGATGACGAAAATTTTTCCAATTTTCATGGCGAAAGTAATTTATTACTCTTAAGCTCTGTACGTAAAAATTTCGAACATCTGCAACAGCCTTTTTTCTATCTTTGGGGAGAGAAAGGGTCGGGGAAGACTCACTTTTTAAAAGCATGTAGCAACGAATTTTTCTTAAAAAATCGCCGTGCTATTTATGTTCCATTAAGCAAATCATGCTACTTTTCACCAGCAGTATTAGAAAATTTAGAACAAAAAGAACTCGTCTGCCTCGATGATTTACAATGTGTCATGGGTGATCCTGAATGGGAAGTCGCTATTTTTGATCTTTTTAACCGTATTAAAGAAACGCAAAAAACGTTACTTATTATGAGTGCCGATCAATCACCACATGCTTTGAAAGTTAATTTACCCGATCTAGCATCACGCTTGACCTGGGGAGAAAGTTATCAGCTTGCTAACTTAAATGAAGATCAAAAACGTCAAGTTTTACAGGAAAATGCTCGCCAACGTGGTATTGAGCTTCCCGATGAAACGGCGAATTTCCTGTTAAAACGTATGGAACGTGATTTAAAAACACTTTCAGAAACGCTCTCTTTATTAGATAAAGCCTCTTTACAAGCCAAACGCAAGCTCACTATTCCATTTGTAAAAGAAGTTTTAAATCTCTAG
- a CDS encoding uracil-xanthine permease family protein: MSATDYRFRFKDSLIGLQFLFVAFGALVLVPILTGLDSSVALFAAGIGTIAFQLTNKFLGRGEIPPIFLASSFAFIAPISFGVQEWGIPATLSGLVAAGGFYIAFSFLIRIFGKSFLNRLLPPTVIGPVIMSIGLILSPAAVNMAMGKSGNGATILVAHNTALLISFVTLAAVLVTSIVGRGLMKLVPILVGILVGYTLSYFLGIIDFTAVHKASWFGIPHFSFPKLNWDAIFYIVPIAIAPTVEHIGDMLAISNVTGKNYLEKPGLHNTLLGDGIATVLATAVGGPPCTTYSEVTGAVTVTKAFNPAIMTWAAIFAIILAFIGKVGALLATIPVPVMGGIMLLLFGIITVVGIKTLAASDVDLNCPRNLAIIAIILVFAIGGMSFEFGGVGFSGIGLGAISGIILNLVLPKPPREDK, encoded by the coding sequence ATGAGTGCAACAGATTATAGATTTAGGTTTAAAGATTCATTAATTGGATTACAGTTTTTATTTGTCGCTTTCGGGGCGTTAGTTCTTGTTCCGATTCTGACGGGACTTGATTCTAGTGTGGCATTATTTGCAGCAGGGATTGGAACCATCGCTTTTCAGTTGACGAATAAATTCTTAGGGAGAGGTGAGATTCCACCGATTTTTCTTGCCAGTTCCTTTGCTTTTATTGCACCGATTAGTTTTGGGGTGCAGGAATGGGGAATCCCTGCGACTTTATCTGGACTTGTTGCGGCAGGGGGATTTTATATTGCATTTTCTTTTCTTATCAGAATTTTTGGTAAGAGCTTTTTAAATCGCTTATTACCGCCGACAGTAATTGGTCCTGTAATTATGTCGATCGGGCTTATCCTTTCACCGGCAGCCGTTAATATGGCGATGGGAAAATCTGGAAATGGTGCAACTATTCTAGTGGCACATAATACGGCACTTTTAATCTCTTTTGTAACGCTAGCAGCAGTACTTGTTACCTCAATTGTTGGACGAGGTTTAATGAAACTCGTGCCAATTTTGGTCGGCATTTTAGTGGGATACACCTTATCTTATTTCTTAGGGATTATTGATTTTACGGCAGTCCATAAAGCAAGTTGGTTTGGTATTCCACATTTTTCTTTTCCTAAATTAAATTGGGATGCCATTTTCTATATTGTACCTATTGCTATTGCACCGACAGTGGAACATATCGGAGATATGTTAGCGATTTCAAATGTTACAGGGAAAAACTATTTAGAAAAACCAGGACTTCATAATACTTTGTTAGGTGATGGAATTGCGACCGTGCTAGCTACTGCCGTAGGTGGACCACCATGTACAACTTATTCTGAAGTAACGGGTGCGGTGACAGTTACGAAAGCATTCAATCCAGCAATTATGACATGGGCGGCTATCTTTGCAATTATTTTGGCCTTTATTGGGAAAGTTGGTGCGTTACTTGCAACCATTCCAGTTCCAGTAATGGGAGGAATTATGTTGTTATTGTTCGGTATTATTACGGTGGTGGGAATCAAAACATTAGCTGCTTCAGATGTTGATTTAAATTGCCCACGTAATCTTGCAATTATTGCGATTATTCTTGTTTTCGCAATTGGCGGGATGAGTTTCGAATTTGGTGGTGTAGGATTCTCTGGTATTGGACTTGGGGCTATCAGTGGAATTATTTTAAATTTAGTATTACCGAAACCACCACGCGAAGATAAATAA